The proteins below are encoded in one region of Williamsoniiplasma luminosum:
- the lon gene encoding endopeptidase La: MSQKNKLPVLITRGVFAYPGTQQTLEVGRAHSKFAIEAAIKEYNSKILVLVQKDSTIDEPEISDTYEVGTIATIDIAKRWKDGTLTITLNAISRAAVEEIEPNSPINLVTVKIPDTSSSITEKNKDQAIALMTKIKPHLSPLPKQVDDFLANPNIALFSTVVDSLVNIIPTLSNEQKAVALIEHDPLKRLQFLIDTFKTPAVKLENSTEVENDISRKIKDRMDKQQREYYLREKLRTIKDELGDDSDGDVIQKYRNRLENEPFPKAIKDKILASISKMESMQGMSAEVNVERNYIDWMMSIPWWEKTDDIEDLKFATEVLNKHHYGLKKVKDRIIEYLAVKQKTNDLKGQIITLVGPPGVGKTSLAKSIAEAIGRNFVKVSLGGVRDEAEIRGHRKTYVGSMPGRIIQTMKRAKVKNPLFLLDEIDKMTSDQRGDPAAAMLEVLDPEQNQEFSDHYIEEPYDLGDVMFIATANYLENIPEALYDRMEIINLSSYTEIEKMHIAKDYLVEKVLKNHSLTPEELEFTDEGLEELIKFYTREAGVRQLERCIQAIARKFIVKLLNQEVTAIKVDKAIIHDYLGKRLFEHTDKEEENAVGVVTGLAYTQFGGDILPIEVNYFPGKGTLTLTGKLGDVMKESASIAFDYVHANYEKFGIDKDIFANNDVHIHVPEGAVPKDGPSAGVTIATAIISALSNRPVSKDIGMTGEITLRGIVLPIGGLREKSISAARSGLKKILIPMKNMKDLDDVPDEVKAVLEIKGIEKYEQTFQEVFGSQLTA; encoded by the coding sequence ATGAGCCAAAAAAATAAACTTCCTGTCTTAATTACTAGAGGTGTGTTTGCATACCCAGGCACACAACAAACATTAGAAGTCGGAAGAGCACACTCTAAATTTGCTATTGAAGCAGCAATTAAAGAATATAATTCAAAAATTCTTGTTTTAGTTCAAAAGGATTCAACCATTGATGAACCTGAAATTTCAGATACTTATGAAGTTGGTACAATTGCCACAATTGATATTGCTAAAAGATGAAAAGATGGAACATTAACCATTACTTTGAATGCAATTAGTCGTGCAGCCGTTGAAGAGATCGAACCGAACAGTCCAATTAATTTAGTAACTGTTAAAATTCCAGATACTTCTTCATCAATCACAGAAAAAAACAAAGATCAAGCAATTGCTTTAATGACTAAAATTAAACCACATTTAAGTCCGTTGCCAAAGCAAGTTGATGACTTTTTAGCGAACCCAAATATCGCATTATTCAGCACTGTTGTTGATAGTCTTGTGAATATAATTCCAACTTTAAGCAATGAACAAAAAGCAGTTGCTTTAATCGAACATGATCCGTTAAAACGTCTTCAATTTTTAATTGATACTTTTAAAACTCCAGCTGTTAAACTTGAAAATTCAACTGAAGTTGAAAATGATATTTCACGTAAAATCAAAGACCGTATGGATAAACAACAACGTGAATATTATTTACGTGAAAAACTAAGAACTATTAAAGATGAACTTGGAGATGATAGTGATGGCGATGTGATTCAAAAATACCGTAATCGTTTAGAAAATGAACCATTTCCTAAAGCAATCAAAGATAAAATTCTTGCCTCAATCAGTAAAATGGAATCAATGCAAGGGATGAGTGCTGAAGTCAATGTCGAAAGAAACTACATTGATTGAATGATGTCAATTCCATGATGAGAAAAAACTGATGATATTGAAGATTTAAAATTCGCGACTGAAGTGTTGAACAAACACCACTATGGTTTAAAAAAAGTTAAAGATCGTATTATTGAATATCTAGCTGTGAAACAAAAAACCAATGATTTAAAAGGACAAATTATTACTTTAGTTGGTCCTCCGGGAGTTGGTAAAACTTCGCTTGCGAAATCAATTGCTGAAGCCATTGGAAGAAACTTTGTTAAAGTTTCTTTAGGTGGAGTGAGAGATGAAGCTGAAATTCGTGGACACCGTAAAACTTATGTTGGTTCAATGCCGGGACGAATTATTCAAACAATGAAACGTGCCAAAGTTAAAAACCCATTATTTTTATTAGATGAAATCGATAAAATGACTTCAGATCAAAGAGGAGATCCAGCTGCTGCGATGTTAGAGGTTTTAGATCCAGAACAAAACCAAGAATTTAGTGATCACTACATTGAAGAACCTTATGATTTGGGAGATGTAATGTTTATTGCAACTGCTAACTACTTGGAAAACATTCCTGAAGCATTGTATGACCGTATGGAAATTATTAATCTATCAAGTTATACAGAAATCGAAAAAATGCATATTGCCAAAGATTACTTAGTCGAAAAAGTCTTAAAAAATCACTCATTAACCCCTGAAGAATTAGAATTTACAGATGAAGGTTTAGAAGAGTTAATTAAGTTTTACACTCGTGAAGCTGGAGTTCGTCAATTAGAACGTTGTATTCAAGCAATTGCTCGTAAATTCATTGTTAAATTATTAAATCAAGAAGTGACTGCGATTAAAGTTGACAAAGCAATCATTCATGATTACTTAGGAAAACGTTTATTTGAACATACTGATAAAGAAGAAGAAAATGCAGTTGGAGTGGTCACAGGTCTTGCTTACACTCAATTTGGAGGAGATATTCTCCCAATTGAAGTGAACTATTTCCCAGGAAAAGGAACACTAACCTTGACTGGAAAACTTGGAGATGTGATGAAAGAATCAGCATCAATTGCCTTTGACTATGTTCATGCAAACTATGAAAAATTTGGGATTGATAAAGATATTTTTGCCAACAATGATGTTCATATTCACGTTCCAGAAGGGGCTGTGCCTAAAGACGGACCAAGTGCTGGGGTAACAATCGCCACAGCCATTATCTCAGCTTTATCAAATCGTCCAGTTTCAAAAGATATTGGAATGACTGGGGAAATTACTTTAAGAGGAATTGTGTTACCAATTGGTGGATTAAGAGAAAAATCAATTTCTGCTGCTAGAAGTGGATTGAAAAAGATTTTAATCCCAATGAAAAACATGAAAGATCTTGATGATGTTCCAGATGAAGTTAAAGCAGTCTTAGAAATTAAGGGAATTGAAAAGTATGAACAAACATTTCAAGAAGTGTTTGGAAGTCAATTAACAGCTTAA
- the tig gene encoding trigger factor, translated as MKFKEEKLTEKGLGKWTVTIDGAEWTNTLKKAENRAKTELEIPGFRKGKAPESEVKKHLTQANIYKTAYRIAIKPAFDFAWEQKPTIEPMSSPAPNPVKIDTKELVIDFTFDLKPEIKIGKYTNITTVEKPKNDVTEEEINDVITRYQDRFVMEKIREKNEKIQKGDSVLFDFKGFIDDVAFKGGELKNHKLVIGSKEFIPGFEDSMIGLGIGEAKIKVTFPQGYNEELQGKEAIFELNVHEITQRILPAADDELVKDLNLPDIKTIADFKKKIKNDILTQKQTQTKQQFVGEIIDEIIKDSVIEFPKSAIEHQIKELKKDFEDQVIRKGLTLKDYKKATGLTDEMIEAEISEDAKLNLQTYLVRNEIKNKENITPTPEQIDQKYVELAKNFGVEEDYVKQILPAEQVSKELEAELLTNFLFDNNGKA; from the coding sequence ATGAAATTTAAAGAAGAAAAATTAACAGAAAAAGGGTTAGGTAAATGAACTGTAACCATTGATGGAGCAGAGTGAACAAACACCCTTAAAAAAGCGGAAAACCGTGCTAAAACTGAATTAGAAATTCCTGGTTTTAGAAAAGGTAAAGCCCCAGAATCAGAAGTTAAAAAACATTTAACGCAAGCAAATATTTATAAAACAGCTTATAGAATTGCGATTAAACCAGCTTTTGATTTTGCATGAGAGCAAAAACCAACCATCGAACCAATGTCAAGCCCGGCCCCAAACCCAGTTAAAATTGACACCAAAGAATTAGTCATTGATTTTACTTTTGATTTAAAACCTGAAATTAAAATTGGAAAATATACAAACATTACAACTGTTGAAAAACCAAAAAACGATGTAACAGAAGAAGAAATCAATGATGTTATAACTCGTTACCAAGACCGTTTCGTAATGGAAAAAATTCGTGAAAAAAATGAAAAAATTCAAAAAGGTGATTCAGTTTTATTTGACTTTAAAGGATTTATTGATGATGTAGCATTTAAGGGTGGAGAATTAAAAAACCACAAATTAGTGATTGGATCAAAAGAATTCATTCCTGGTTTTGAAGACTCAATGATTGGACTTGGAATTGGGGAAGCAAAAATTAAAGTAACTTTCCCACAAGGATACAATGAAGAATTACAAGGTAAAGAAGCAATTTTTGAACTAAATGTGCATGAAATTACTCAAAGAATTCTACCAGCTGCAGATGATGAATTAGTTAAAGATTTAAATCTACCAGATATTAAAACGATTGCTGATTTTAAAAAGAAAATCAAAAACGATATTTTAACTCAAAAGCAAACTCAAACTAAACAACAATTTGTTGGAGAAATTATTGATGAAATTATTAAAGATTCAGTCATTGAATTCCCAAAATCAGCAATCGAACATCAAATCAAAGAACTGAAAAAAGACTTTGAAGACCAAGTTATTCGCAAAGGATTGACTTTAAAAGATTACAAAAAAGCAACAGGCTTAACTGATGAAATGATCGAAGCTGAAATTAGTGAAGATGCTAAATTAAATTTACAAACTTACCTAGTGCGCAATGAAATCAAAAATAAAGAAAACATTACCCCAACCCCAGAGCAAATTGACCAAAAATATGTTGAATTAGCTAAAAATTTCGGCGTTGAAGAAGATTATGTTAAACAAATCTTACCAGCTGAACAAGTTTCAAAAGAATTAGAAGCAGAATTGTTAACTAACTTCTTATTTGATAACAACGGAAAAGCCTAA
- a CDS encoding MMB_0454 family protein, with amino-acid sequence MYIAIEKNSRGSLDMRLAAFNKLLLNAAKTSLPKEIVNVEIQTEITHDNLLYILVKIVLPKGILTTHVNEKKVNQNIEQAAQQTLNLKPKNIAIAYSRN; translated from the coding sequence ATGTATATAGCAATTGAAAAAAATTCTAGGGGATCGTTGGATATGCGATTAGCTGCCTTTAATAAATTATTATTAAATGCAGCTAAAACTTCATTACCAAAAGAAATCGTCAATGTTGAAATTCAAACTGAAATTACACATGATAATTTATTATACATTTTGGTCAAAATTGTTTTGCCAAAAGGGATTTTAACCACGCATGTGAATGAAAAAAAAGTTAATCAAAATATTGAACAAGCAGCCCAACAAACATTAAACCTGAAACCAAAAAATATTGCGATTGCATATAGTAGAAATTAA
- the efp gene encoding elongation factor P, whose product MNVNDLRPGTTFLYENNIYVVIDQSFSKTGRQQGKVTVKVKNLRSGSRTEMTFTGGDKVDKAMIERKEMQYLYNDGNDAYLMDVGTYDQVQIPMKNLDWEKNFLTDGLMIKMTEYEGEILGVALPDKVELKIIEAEAAVKGDTTSGAQKKATVETGWEIQVPLFVTEGTVVIVNTVDGKYAGRAQ is encoded by the coding sequence ATGAACGTTAATGATTTAAGACCTGGAACAACATTTTTATATGAAAATAATATTTATGTTGTCATTGACCAATCGTTTTCTAAAACTGGTCGCCAACAAGGCAAAGTAACAGTCAAAGTCAAAAACTTAAGAAGTGGAAGTCGTACTGAAATGACTTTCACAGGTGGAGATAAAGTTGATAAAGCAATGATTGAACGTAAAGAAATGCAATATTTATACAATGATGGTAATGATGCATATTTAATGGATGTTGGAACATACGACCAAGTTCAAATACCAATGAAAAATCTTGATTGAGAAAAAAACTTTTTAACTGATGGATTAATGATTAAAATGACTGAATATGAAGGTGAAATTCTTGGAGTTGCACTTCCAGATAAAGTTGAATTGAAAATTATTGAAGCAGAAGCTGCAGTTAAAGGTGACACAACAAGTGGGGCACAAAAAAAAGCCACTGTTGAAACTGGTTGAGAAATTCAAGTTCCATTATTTGTCACAGAAGGAACTGTTGTGATTGTCAACACAGTTGATGGCAAATATGCCGGACGTGCACAATAG
- the fmt gene encoding methionyl-tRNA formyltransferase, which produces MKKYNVVFCGTPEIGATILKQLIQMQEVNLTLVICQPDKLVGRKKELLPPPVKQIALENDLKIIQPQKIIDDFEVIKQANPDFIITCAYGQFIPEKILNLAKIEPLNLHGSLLPKYRGGAPIQYAIWNGETQTGMSLMRMVKRMDAGPYFAQKKVSIEPSDDSGTLFKKMGQAGALLIQETLSLIGENKLPPIDQDETQATFCKNISSEEERINWEQSAFEIHNQIRALAPIPNAFTNINDVRFKIHQARLLTDNDLFPLNRKVHFPGEILYFDKEGIIVQTGSGLIKILVIQKQGKNPSNAGVFAMNSQEIENGVMFGDYLTKLAQKNNQKD; this is translated from the coding sequence ATGAAAAAATATAATGTTGTTTTTTGTGGTACACCAGAAATTGGGGCAACAATTCTGAAACAATTAATCCAAATGCAAGAAGTGAATTTAACGCTTGTAATTTGTCAGCCAGACAAATTAGTCGGGCGCAAAAAAGAATTGTTGCCCCCACCAGTTAAACAAATTGCTTTAGAAAATGATTTAAAAATCATTCAACCACAAAAAATTATTGATGATTTTGAAGTGATCAAACAAGCAAATCCCGACTTTATTATTACTTGTGCTTATGGTCAATTTATTCCTGAAAAAATTTTAAATTTAGCTAAAATTGAACCATTAAATTTACATGGAAGTTTATTACCAAAATATCGTGGTGGAGCTCCAATTCAATATGCAATTTGAAATGGAGAAACCCAAACGGGAATGAGTTTAATGCGAATGGTTAAAAGAATGGATGCAGGTCCTTATTTTGCTCAAAAAAAAGTGAGCATTGAACCAAGTGATGATAGCGGAACTTTATTTAAAAAAATGGGTCAAGCTGGAGCTTTATTAATTCAAGAAACTTTAAGTTTGATTGGTGAAAATAAACTCCCTCCAATTGACCAAGATGAAACACAAGCGACATTTTGTAAAAATATTTCAAGCGAAGAAGAAAGAATTAATTGAGAACAAAGTGCTTTTGAAATTCATAACCAGATTCGAGCATTAGCCCCAATTCCCAATGCGTTTACAAACATCAATGATGTGCGATTTAAAATCCATCAAGCAAGATTATTAACAGATAATGATCTTTTTCCCTTGAATCGCAAAGTGCACTTTCCCGGTGAAATTCTTTATTTTGATAAAGAAGGAATTATTGTCCAAACAGGGAGTGGTCTAATTAAAATATTAGTCATTCAAAAACAAGGCAAAAACCCAAGCAATGCTGGTGTTTTTGCGATGAACAGTCAAGAAATTGAAAATGGTGTTATGTTTGGTGATTACTTAACCAAATTAGCCCAAAAAAATAATCAAAAGGATTAA
- a CDS encoding DUF2779 domain-containing protein: MEKIYKTNLSKEDFKTALTECGKSAWIWHSLDNFKIAVNLRRDQIFEYMSKDKIETEADFESDGKAINLFEIYELSQKKNLNDDEQKMVNSFNQAWTDDDGFDLAQFAGEQIEDGNAIGEAAHDLYAQINAKENKNTKLIEDFSIDKFQTAEAKTRALLENHYDDYAYLFEPAFSYDQENFKVRCDVLKLKPNKHVEIIEFKAVGELKAPHFFDLVYQAWVLEKLGFIVDNLFLGHIDRTYIRGVENPEGLIFKKMIKEWESKILPIAFDEAKAIVDELQPFKIPPEDNEILDKSEYANFLIIDEEYKKNVTFMSLYNDFKKDGNLDHLMVQLTNLMAYDQHQISAYFKQPICEMLMKHFPKQGFNFASFSTTNIACNHVMPWFDKTRETIFNFTGSSNFTAHHKAYAYLETGQIYLDEIKSLNHLDLQLRTDPNKPFFQPQHFIHFDVYKEYAKDPKNFDWNNIITNHFQVGEELKSYEQYPVIMYDFETAKWAIPRFNKINSYYQTPFQYSMDVILNDQFDYQKPSTMEHREFLANVQIDPRPEFIYRFLKDIFSYNQGVYVAYNKAFEQMVLKRLAFLFPQVAKPLMYIVQNTIDLMNFFKGKKGERDWYIVYHPLFNGSYSIKKTQPALAADFTYEDLTINKGDKASQTFREYMDGFIDTKQWKENIYPDLLAYCGRDTLAMVVILQKVKEIFEEGQKHEKI; this comes from the coding sequence ATGGAAAAAATATACAAAACAAATCTAAGTAAAGAGGATTTTAAAACTGCTTTAACTGAATGTGGAAAAAGTGCTTGAATTTGGCACTCTTTAGATAATTTTAAAATTGCAGTTAATTTAAGACGCGATCAAATTTTTGAATATATGAGTAAAGATAAAATTGAAACCGAAGCTGATTTTGAAAGTGATGGCAAAGCCATTAATCTTTTTGAAATTTACGAATTATCACAAAAGAAGAATTTAAATGATGATGAACAAAAGATGGTCAATAGTTTTAATCAAGCTTGAACTGATGATGATGGTTTTGATCTTGCTCAATTTGCAGGTGAGCAAATTGAGGATGGAAATGCGATTGGGGAAGCGGCTCATGATTTATATGCCCAAATTAATGCCAAAGAAAATAAAAATACCAAACTGATTGAAGATTTTTCGATTGATAAATTCCAAACTGCAGAAGCTAAAACCCGAGCATTATTAGAAAATCATTATGATGATTATGCTTATTTATTTGAACCAGCTTTTAGTTATGATCAAGAAAATTTCAAAGTACGTTGTGACGTTTTAAAACTTAAACCAAACAAACATGTTGAAATTATTGAGTTTAAAGCCGTTGGTGAACTTAAAGCTCCCCACTTTTTTGATTTAGTGTATCAAGCTTGAGTTTTAGAAAAACTTGGATTTATTGTTGATAATTTATTTTTAGGACATATTGATCGCACATATATTCGTGGTGTTGAAAATCCTGAAGGATTAATTTTTAAAAAAATGATCAAAGAATGAGAAAGTAAAATTTTACCAATTGCTTTTGATGAAGCAAAAGCAATTGTTGACGAACTTCAACCATTTAAAATTCCGCCAGAGGATAACGAAATTTTAGATAAAAGTGAATATGCAAACTTTTTAATTATTGATGAAGAATATAAAAAAAATGTGACCTTTATGAGCTTGTATAATGATTTTAAAAAGGATGGTAATTTAGATCATTTAATGGTTCAATTAACAAATTTAATGGCCTATGATCAACACCAAATTTCGGCCTATTTTAAACAACCAATTTGTGAAATGTTAATGAAACATTTTCCAAAACAAGGTTTTAATTTCGCAAGTTTTAGTACCACAAATATTGCTTGTAATCATGTGATGCCGTGATTTGATAAAACTCGTGAAACGATTTTTAATTTTACGGGTTCATCAAATTTTACAGCCCATCATAAAGCTTATGCTTATTTAGAAACTGGACAAATTTACTTGGATGAAATTAAATCTTTGAATCACTTAGATTTACAATTAAGAACCGATCCAAATAAACCCTTTTTTCAACCTCAACACTTTATTCATTTTGATGTGTATAAAGAATATGCCAAAGACCCCAAGAATTTTGATTGAAATAATATTATTACCAATCATTTTCAAGTTGGTGAAGAATTAAAAAGCTATGAACAATATCCAGTGATTATGTATGATTTTGAAACAGCTAAATGAGCAATTCCCCGCTTTAATAAAATTAATAGTTATTATCAAACTCCATTTCAATACTCAATGGATGTAATTTTAAATGATCAATTTGATTATCAAAAACCAAGCACAATGGAACATCGAGAATTTTTAGCCAATGTTCAAATCGACCCACGTCCAGAATTTATTTATCGTTTTTTAAAAGATATTTTTAGTTATAATCAAGGCGTTTATGTCGCGTATAACAAAGCATTTGAACAAATGGTGTTAAAACGTTTAGCGTTTTTGTTTCCCCAAGTTGCCAAACCTTTGATGTACATTGTGCAAAACACAATTGATTTAATGAACTTTTTTAAAGGTAAAAAAGGTGAACGTGATTGGTATATTGTTTATCATCCATTGTTCAATGGAAGTTATTCAATCAAAAAAACGCAACCAGCATTAGCAGCAGATTTTACTTATGAAGATTTGACAATTAATAAAGGTGATAAAGCGAGTCAAACATTTAGAGAATATATGGATGGTTTTATTGATACAAAACAATGAAAAGAAAATATTTATCCAGATTTATTAGCATATTGTGGGCGAGATACTTTAGCGATGGTTGTCATTTTACAGAAGGTCAAAGAAATATTTGAAGAGGGTCAAAAACATGAAAAAATATAA
- a CDS encoding lipoprotein, with the protein MKKLLILLGSVSMLAGSATSVVACGNPTKNEQLLFQNAIKKELEQANQITTQKQADHYKKTFDNGEIKIEHVDIALNYTSPTSTNKGLFQVIFTPTANEKYSGAWPIGSSNNVIEYDVQTAFEAAIAEELNYANEIKTRSAADHYEKPNIKDVDITNAYTTPLPNATSTFQAAFNPTPTGIYREAAPRSSNLNIIKFEDPGIQAEFNDKIAFEKKHANEIKTQKQAEDYINDFKPDKITDVKIEIFYIKPTLETQGSFYVVFSPKPGGKYQGALSDPSKKNTFEYDHQIFFEKAIEKELRRANNIKTEKEAEEYVKQNNNGQIKIQDVKIKPTYIKASAPDSPGLFYVDFIPEPNGKYKEANSKQSSQNSIRGDLQAFFEKAIESAFKNAEQVQKRLEANNYKTPIVNDVHIEKKYEEPKQWRPGSFQVTFIPTANGIYKGAKSKQTNKIEIKYEAIHIQEYLDAINPMVKEFESIKYLNDGRNFWTRFGRGFHEWDRLPNGHTIVTGSKTEIPGVEIKYTVEAMTPYSRRLEMELNPIENHIYSDVGKSQFLSKTVN; encoded by the coding sequence ATGAAAAAATTATTAATATTATTAGGCAGTGTATCAATGCTAGCAGGGAGTGCTACAAGTGTTGTTGCTTGTGGTAATCCAACAAAAAATGAACAATTGCTTTTTCAAAACGCAATTAAAAAAGAACTTGAGCAAGCAAATCAAATAACAACTCAAAAACAAGCTGATCATTACAAAAAGACTTTTGATAATGGTGAAATTAAAATTGAACATGTTGACATTGCATTAAATTACACATCTCCAACTTCAACAAACAAAGGTTTATTCCAAGTGATTTTTACACCAACTGCTAATGAAAAATATAGTGGTGCATGACCAATTGGTTCATCCAATAATGTTATTGAATATGATGTTCAAACAGCATTTGAAGCAGCAATTGCTGAAGAACTTAATTATGCCAATGAAATTAAAACCCGTTCAGCCGCTGACCATTATGAAAAACCAAACATTAAAGATGTTGACATTACCAATGCTTACACAACACCTCTTCCTAATGCTACAAGTACATTTCAAGCTGCTTTCAATCCAACGCCAACTGGAATTTATCGCGAAGCTGCTCCACGCTCTTCAAATTTAAATATCATTAAATTTGAAGATCCTGGAATTCAAGCAGAATTTAATGATAAAATTGCTTTTGAAAAAAAACATGCAAATGAAATCAAAACCCAAAAACAAGCCGAAGATTATATAAATGATTTCAAACCAGACAAAATAACAGATGTCAAAATTGAGATATTTTACATAAAACCAACTCTAGAAACACAAGGTTCATTTTATGTAGTTTTTAGCCCAAAACCTGGTGGAAAATATCAAGGAGCTTTGTCAGACCCTTCAAAGAAAAATACATTTGAATATGACCATCAAATCTTTTTTGAAAAGGCAATTGAAAAAGAACTACGAAGAGCTAATAATATAAAAACAGAAAAAGAAGCTGAAGAATATGTAAAGCAAAACAACAATGGACAAATTAAAATTCAAGATGTAAAAATTAAACCAACATACATAAAAGCTTCTGCTCCAGACAGTCCTGGTTTGTTTTATGTGGATTTTATTCCAGAACCAAATGGCAAATACAAAGAAGCTAATTCAAAACAATCAAGTCAGAATTCAATTAGAGGTGATCTTCAAGCTTTTTTTGAAAAAGCAATTGAGTCAGCATTCAAAAATGCAGAACAAGTGCAAAAGCGTTTAGAAGCCAATAACTATAAAACTCCTATTGTTAACGATGTTCACATTGAAAAAAAATATGAAGAACCAAAACAATGGAGACCTGGTTCATTTCAAGTTACTTTCATTCCAACTGCTAATGGTATATACAAAGGGGCTAAATCAAAACAAACAAACAAAATTGAAATTAAATACGAAGCGATACATATTCAAGAATATTTAGATGCCATAAATCCTATGGTAAAGGAATTCGAATCTATAAAATATTTAAATGATGGACGTAATTTTTGAACTCGTTTTGGACGTGGATTCCATGAGTGGGATCGACTACCTAATGGACACACAATTGTTACTGGAAGTAAAACAGAGATACCAGGTGTTGAAATTAAGTACACCGTCGAGGCTATGACTCCTTATTCAAGACGATTAGAAATGGAACTTAATCCAATAGAAAATCATATTTACAGTGATGTTGGTAAATCCCAATTTTTGAGTAAAACAGTAAACTAG